Proteins encoded in a region of the Inquilinus sp. KBS0705 genome:
- a CDS encoding pyridoxamine 5'-phosphate oxidase family protein — protein MDSINQQQPEDNFKNLEGNAAWAKLKEMAEGVSCFFCSDIKTGLPFSTRPMSPQKIDDNGDLWFLSANDSHKNAEIATDPMVQLLFQGSKYSDFLNVYGIAEISEDKEKIKELWDPILKVWFTEGENDPRISVIKVTPTQGYYWDNKHGNAVAFAKQLVGAAIGKTLDDSIEGKLQP, from the coding sequence ATGGATAGCATTAACCAACAACAACCCGAAGATAATTTTAAAAACCTGGAAGGCAACGCGGCCTGGGCCAAGTTAAAAGAGATGGCCGAGGGCGTTAGCTGCTTTTTTTGCAGTGACATTAAAACCGGCCTGCCTTTTTCTACCCGCCCTATGTCGCCGCAAAAAATTGATGACAATGGCGACTTATGGTTCCTGAGTGCTAACGACAGCCACAAGAACGCTGAAATTGCTACCGACCCGATGGTGCAATTGCTTTTCCAGGGATCTAAATATTCTGATTTTTTAAATGTTTATGGCATAGCCGAAATAAGCGAAGACAAAGAAAAAATAAAGGAGCTTTGGGACCCTATCCTGAAAGTATGGTTCACCGAGGGCGAAAACGACCCGAGAATTTCGGTTATAAAAGTAACCCCAACCCAAGGCTATTACTGGGATAACAAACACGGCAATGCCGTAGCATTTGCAAAACAACTGGTAGGTGCCGCCATAGGCAAAACACTGGACGACTCTATAGAAGGCAAGTTACAGCCTTAA
- a CDS encoding DNA polymerase III subunit epsilon, translating to MYAIVDIETTGGHASANGITEIAICIHDGKKITRRFETLVNPQRDIPVYIRALTGITNEMVSTAPVFEDVAHEIYHLLKGQIFVAHNVNFDYSFLKYHLNTAGYELHANKLCTVRLGRKIMPGLISYSLGKLCSHLGIQNNSRHRAMGDAEATAHLFSLYLKNDTDNHIAQALKQNSKEQLLPANLPRADVDALPSSPGVYYFHDGKGKVVYVGKAKNIRKRVCSHFTGNNPGLQRQEFLKSIHRISYQVCGTELIAFVLEAVEIKRLWPKYNRSLKRFENTYGLYAYEDQRGYLRLAVDKHRKHMPSVYSCNSLLEGRNLLISLIETFGLCPKLCFIQTNDQPCSGTNTGTCACEGVEAPEVYNQKVTAAIDQLKKALPTFAVRDEGRNGEEHSCILIEEGRFYGMGYISHYYDADNIQALKNYLTPYPGSDYIKNIVTGYANRYPQRKVSFA from the coding sequence ATGTATGCAATTGTAGATATTGAGACGACAGGGGGGCATGCCAGTGCAAACGGCATTACAGAGATTGCTATATGCATACACGACGGTAAAAAAATTACCCGCCGTTTTGAAACACTGGTAAACCCGCAGCGCGATATACCAGTGTACATTCGTGCCCTTACCGGTATTACCAATGAGATGGTGAGCACAGCCCCTGTTTTCGAGGATGTGGCCCACGAGATCTATCACCTGCTAAAAGGGCAGATATTTGTGGCCCACAATGTTAATTTCGACTATTCCTTTTTAAAATACCACCTTAATACTGCCGGTTACGAGTTGCATGCCAACAAGCTGTGTACCGTACGCCTTGGTCGCAAAATTATGCCGGGGTTGATATCTTACAGCCTGGGTAAGTTATGCAGCCACCTGGGCATCCAAAACAACAGCAGGCACCGTGCCATGGGCGATGCCGAGGCTACGGCACACCTATTTAGCTTATATTTAAAAAACGATACCGATAACCATATTGCACAAGCTTTAAAGCAAAATTCGAAAGAGCAATTGTTACCAGCCAACCTGCCGCGTGCAGATGTGGATGCATTGCCTTCATCGCCGGGGGTATATTACTTTCATGATGGTAAGGGCAAGGTGGTATATGTGGGCAAGGCGAAAAACATTCGTAAGCGGGTATGCAGCCATTTTACGGGCAATAACCCGGGCTTACAGCGCCAGGAATTCTTAAAAAGCATCCACCGCATAAGTTACCAGGTTTGTGGCACCGAACTTATAGCCTTTGTACTGGAGGCGGTAGAGATAAAACGCCTGTGGCCAAAGTACAACCGCTCGTTAAAACGTTTTGAGAACACCTACGGCCTGTATGCTTACGAAGACCAGCGCGGATACCTGCGCCTGGCTGTTGATAAGCACCGCAAGCATATGCCATCGGTATACAGTTGCAATTCGTTGTTAGAGGGCCGTAACCTGCTTATCAGCCTTATAGAGACCTTCGGCTTGTGCCCTAAGCTGTGTTTTATACAAACTAATGACCAGCCCTGCAGCGGCACTAATACCGGCACCTGCGCCTGCGAGGGTGTTGAAGCCCCCGAAGTTTACAACCAAAAGGTAACTGCCGCTATAGATCAGCTTAAAAAAGCACTTCCTACATTTGCCGTACGCGATGAGGGCCGCAACGGCGAAGAGCACAGCTGCATTCTTATTGAAGAGGGCCGCTTTTATGGCATGGGCTATATTTCTCATTATTACGATGCCGATAATATACAGGCCTTAAAAAACTACCTTACCCCCTACCCCGGCAGCGATTATATCAAAAACATTGTTACCGGCTATGCCAACCGTTATCCGCAGCGTAAGGTGAGTTTTGCGTAG
- the yidC gene encoding membrane protein insertase YidC, which translates to MDKNTYTGLFLIMVIMGVSIWFMQPSADQIKAEKAKVHQDSLKQAGLAKAPAAAAKFDTTKKTTVVDSAVLKSPFGAATAGTEQFVTVENKDIRLKLSTEGGRVYSAELKNYKTFDKKPLLIFEGNQNHFGLTFDAAGKKINTDQYYFTPSAPNLTVAGTDSSSVTMRLSYSPTQYIDYIYSLKGSGFKVSLTIKPTGLDQVIANTSTANINWAANLRKQEMDMAQERRYSTVYFINDDNGVDYLSETKDDKKDITDKKLQWVSFQAHFFSGVLIAKNGFTKSSLAVTTDVADTTHIKQMTADLAVAKAADGTYPLEFYFGPNKNDILKTEGYHLEKQIYMGWGPLALINRFTVLPIFNALKNFTSNYGVIILILTIILKLVLSPLTYKSYLSMAKMRVLKPEMDEIKAKVGEDNPTLLQQEYLKLYKKAGVNPLGGCLPLLIQMPIVIAFFRFFPSLFELRGESFLWMHDLSTYDAVIKFSTSVPFIGNHISLMCLLMTVSTLIYTYFNNQISGATGQMKYIGYITPIIFLATLNSYPAGLNYYYFLANMLTFLQQYLIKFMVDDKKIHAQIQENKKKPDDPKKKKTGFGARMEEMMRQQQQIQAKKK; encoded by the coding sequence ATGGATAAAAATACATATACAGGATTATTCCTGATCATGGTGATAATGGGCGTTTCTATTTGGTTTATGCAGCCTTCTGCAGATCAGATAAAAGCCGAGAAAGCAAAAGTTCACCAGGATTCGCTTAAACAAGCAGGTTTGGCCAAGGCCCCTGCTGCCGCCGCTAAGTTTGATACCACCAAAAAAACTACCGTAGTTGATTCGGCTGTGTTAAAAAGCCCGTTTGGCGCCGCAACCGCAGGCACCGAGCAATTTGTTACTGTAGAAAATAAAGACATCCGCCTTAAACTGTCTACCGAAGGCGGCCGGGTGTATTCTGCCGAGCTTAAAAACTATAAAACGTTTGATAAAAAGCCGCTGCTTATTTTTGAAGGCAACCAAAACCACTTTGGTTTAACCTTTGATGCCGCAGGCAAAAAAATAAACACCGACCAGTATTACTTTACGCCAAGCGCGCCAAACCTAACCGTTGCCGGTACCGATTCATCGTCGGTTACGATGCGCTTAAGCTACAGCCCAACGCAGTATATAGATTATATATACAGCTTAAAGGGCAGCGGCTTTAAGGTAAGCTTAACCATTAAGCCAACCGGCTTAGACCAGGTTATAGCCAACACCAGCACCGCCAATATTAACTGGGCAGCCAACCTGCGCAAACAGGAAATGGACATGGCACAAGAGCGCCGCTACAGCACCGTTTACTTTATAAACGATGATAACGGTGTTGATTACCTTAGCGAAACCAAAGACGATAAAAAGGATATTACCGATAAAAAACTGCAATGGGTATCGTTTCAGGCGCACTTTTTCTCGGGTGTATTAATTGCTAAAAACGGGTTCACCAAATCCAGCCTGGCTGTAACTACCGATGTGGCCGATACTACCCACATTAAACAAATGACAGCCGACCTTGCCGTAGCCAAAGCTGCCGATGGCACCTATCCGCTTGAGTTTTATTTCGGCCCCAATAAAAACGACATTTTAAAAACCGAAGGTTACCACTTAGAGAAGCAGATATACATGGGCTGGGGCCCGCTGGCTTTAATAAACCGCTTTACGGTGTTGCCTATATTTAACGCGCTTAAAAACTTCACCAGCAACTATGGGGTTATTATTTTAATATTAACCATCATTTTAAAACTGGTTTTATCGCCGCTTACCTATAAGTCGTACCTTTCGATGGCCAAGATGCGTGTATTAAAGCCCGAGATGGACGAGATAAAGGCTAAAGTTGGAGAGGATAACCCTACCCTATTACAACAAGAATACTTAAAGCTTTATAAAAAAGCAGGTGTAAACCCGTTAGGCGGTTGTTTACCATTGCTGATACAAATGCCGATAGTGATCGCGTTTTTCCGCTTCTTCCCAAGTTTGTTTGAGCTAAGGGGCGAAAGCTTTTTATGGATGCACGACCTGAGCACTTACGACGCGGTAATTAAGTTTTCAACGTCGGTACCTTTTATTGGTAACCACATTAGTTTAATGTGTTTGTTGATGACCGTATCTACCCTGATATATACTTACTTTAACAACCAGATATCGGGTGCTACCGGCCAGATGAAATACATAGGTTACATTACCCCTATCATTTTCCTGGCTACGCTTAACAGTTACCCTGCAGGTTTAAATTACTACTACTTTTTGGCCAACATGCTTACCTTTTTACAGCAATACCTAATTAAGTTTATGGTTGATGATAAAAAGATACATGCCCAGATACAGGAAAACAAAAAGAAACCTGATGACCCGAAAAAGAAAAAGACCGGCTTTGGTGCCCGCATGGAAGAGATGATGCGCCAGCAACAGCAAATACAGGCGAAGAAGAAGTAA
- a CDS encoding CTP synthase, whose amino-acid sequence MTKYIFVTGGVTSSLGKGIISASLAKLLQARGYRVTIQKFDPYINIDPGTLNPYEHGECYVTEDGAETDLDLGHYERFLNTPTSKANNITTGRIYQNVINREREGAFLGKTVQVVPHITDEIKRNMRILGETGDYDIVITEIGGTVGDIESLPFVEAVRQFKWEVGPNNALVIHLTLIPFLAAAGELKTKPTQHSVKMLLEYGIQPDILVCRTEHHINMDIRKKIALFCNVNINAVIESMDASTIYDVPLLMLKEQLDKTVLTKLKLSHKNEPNLDSWKDFLGRLKNPTSEVKIGLVGKYVELPDAYKSIIEAFIHAGAKNECKVRVQYIPSEQLTVENAVEKLKGLHGVLVAPGFGERGFEGKIEAIRYVRENNIPFFGICLGMQCAVVEFGRHVLGLKDASSTEMNPETPNPVIAMMEEQKTIINKGGTMRLGAYACDLKKGSKAAAAYGTQHISERHRHRYEFNNTYLKQYESAGLTPSGINPQNNLVEVVELKNHPFFLGAQFHPELKSTVANPHPLFINFVAASLAYARKN is encoded by the coding sequence ATGACTAAATACATATTTGTTACGGGTGGAGTTACCTCCTCGTTAGGAAAAGGCATTATTTCGGCCTCATTAGCAAAACTACTTCAGGCACGCGGTTATCGCGTAACCATCCAAAAATTCGACCCTTACATTAATATCGATCCGGGAACTTTAAACCCTTACGAGCACGGCGAATGCTATGTAACCGAAGATGGCGCCGAAACCGACCTTGACCTTGGCCACTACGAACGTTTTTTAAACACGCCAACCTCCAAAGCCAATAACATTACTACCGGCCGCATCTACCAAAACGTAATAAACCGCGAACGCGAAGGTGCCTTTTTAGGTAAAACCGTGCAGGTGGTACCCCATATAACCGACGAGATAAAACGCAACATGCGCATTTTAGGCGAAACCGGCGATTACGACATCGTGATCACCGAAATTGGCGGTACCGTAGGCGATATCGAGTCGTTACCCTTTGTAGAGGCCGTTAGGCAGTTTAAGTGGGAAGTTGGGCCTAATAACGCCCTGGTTATTCACTTAACCCTTATACCTTTCCTGGCTGCCGCAGGTGAATTAAAGACCAAGCCTACACAGCACTCGGTAAAAATGCTGCTGGAGTATGGTATACAGCCCGATATACTGGTTTGCCGTACCGAGCACCATATTAATATGGACATCAGAAAAAAAATCGCGTTATTTTGTAACGTAAACATCAATGCGGTAATCGAATCGATGGATGCATCAACCATTTACGATGTGCCATTGCTGATGTTAAAGGAACAATTAGACAAAACCGTATTAACCAAATTAAAGCTTAGCCACAAAAACGAACCTAACCTTGATAGCTGGAAAGACTTTTTGGGCCGCCTGAAAAACCCTACCTCCGAAGTAAAAATTGGCCTGGTGGGTAAATACGTAGAGCTGCCGGATGCCTATAAATCTATCATCGAAGCGTTTATACACGCCGGTGCTAAAAACGAGTGCAAGGTGCGCGTGCAATACATCCCGTCAGAACAATTAACGGTGGAGAACGCTGTAGAAAAACTGAAAGGCCTGCATGGCGTGCTGGTTGCACCCGGCTTTGGCGAGCGTGGTTTTGAAGGTAAAATAGAGGCTATACGTTACGTACGCGAAAATAATATCCCTTTCTTTGGTATATGCCTGGGTATGCAATGTGCCGTGGTTGAGTTTGGCCGCCATGTGCTTGGTCTTAAAGATGCCAGCAGCACCGAAATGAACCCTGAAACCCCTAACCCTGTTATTGCCATGATGGAAGAGCAAAAAACCATCATCAACAAGGGTGGTACCATGCGTTTAGGCGCCTACGCCTGCGATTTAAAGAAAGGCAGCAAAGCGGCAGCAGCTTACGGCACGCAGCACATAAGCGAGCGCCATCGCCACCGCTACGAGTTTAACAACACGTATTTAAAACAGTATGAAAGCGCGGGTTTAACCCCATCGGGCATTAACCCGCAAAACAACCTGGTTGAGGTAGTTGAGCTTAAAAACCACCCGTTTTTCCTGGGTGCGCAGTTCCATCCCGAATTAAAATCAACAGTTGCTAATCCGCATCCACTTTTTATTAACTTTGTCGCCGCTTCGCTGGCTTATGCCCGCAAAAATTGA
- a CDS encoding DUF2264 domain-containing protein, which translates to MLSIKKSFILLCLIVTCCNCLAQGNMAQTQGTRQLWLRYMDKVARPVMLNIAADKLKANMKVEVAANTDNKNGRIQSAYLEAFGRTLSGIAPWLQTDGGDADEVKLRNQYRAWALAGIANAVNPQAKDYLQWQGGQPLVDASFMALALIRSPWLWQHLDDKVKQQVVSALLLTRSTVPVYSNWILFSGVIEAFFDQYDLPYDALRIEFAVREFTKHWYVGDGMYSDGMDFHADYYNSIVIQPYLAAILEVVNQKQKTYGTETAKAKLIAQRYAQIQERLINTDGSYPATGRSIVYRGGVFHHLANQACQQQLPASLTPAQVREALTAVIKKTLDAPNTFTANGWLNIGLYGAQPGLADFYITTGSLYICSNIFLPLGLPATNEFWSTPPQPWTALKIWTGQDVPADHALDLKY; encoded by the coding sequence ATGCTATCTATCAAAAAATCGTTCATATTACTTTGCCTTATTGTTACATGCTGTAATTGTTTGGCGCAAGGTAACATGGCCCAAACACAGGGCACCCGCCAGCTATGGCTGCGTTATATGGATAAGGTGGCAAGGCCCGTAATGCTAAACATTGCCGCCGATAAGTTAAAGGCAAACATGAAGGTTGAGGTAGCCGCCAATACCGATAATAAGAATGGGCGCATACAATCGGCCTATTTAGAGGCTTTCGGGCGCACGCTAAGCGGCATTGCACCCTGGCTGCAAACCGATGGAGGCGATGCCGACGAAGTTAAACTGCGCAACCAGTACCGTGCCTGGGCACTCGCCGGTATAGCCAACGCTGTAAACCCGCAGGCAAAAGACTACCTGCAATGGCAGGGCGGCCAGCCATTGGTCGATGCCTCGTTTATGGCACTGGCACTCATCAGGTCGCCCTGGCTGTGGCAGCATTTAGATGATAAGGTAAAGCAGCAGGTAGTTTCCGCCCTGCTATTAACCCGCAGCACCGTACCGGTATATAGTAACTGGATATTGTTCAGCGGGGTTATAGAGGCCTTTTTTGATCAATACGACCTGCCTTACGATGCCCTGCGGATAGAGTTTGCTGTGCGCGAGTTTACCAAACACTGGTATGTGGGTGATGGTATGTACTCGGACGGGATGGATTTTCATGCAGATTATTACAACAGCATTGTGATACAGCCCTACCTTGCCGCCATACTGGAAGTGGTTAACCAAAAGCAAAAAACATACGGCACCGAAACCGCAAAAGCCAAACTGATAGCGCAGCGCTATGCCCAGATACAGGAACGGCTTATTAATACCGATGGCAGCTACCCGGCAACCGGGCGGTCTATTGTGTATCGCGGGGGCGTGTTTCATCATTTGGCTAACCAGGCCTGCCAACAGCAACTGCCGGCATCGCTTACACCCGCGCAGGTTAGGGAGGCTTTAACCGCTGTAATTAAAAAAACGCTGGATGCGCCTAACACTTTTACTGCTAATGGCTGGCTAAACATTGGCCTGTATGGCGCGCAGCCCGGCCTGGCCGATTTTTACATCACCACCGGCAGCCTTTACATTTGCAGCAATATATTTTTACCGCTTGGCCTGCCCGCAACCAACGAGTTTTGGAGCACCCCGCCCCAACCCTGGACAGCCCTTAAAATATGGACCGGCCAGGACGTACCCGCCGACCATGCGCTGGATTTGAAATATTAG
- a CDS encoding deoxynucleoside kinase produces MHIAIVGNIGAGKTTLTEMLAKNYGWDPLYEAVDNNPYLEDFYSEMKRWSFNLQIYFLNSRYRQIIEIQKSGRDIIQDRTIYEDAYIFAENLHDMGLMTTRDYENYQSMFDNITEYIKPPDLLVYLKASVPTLVNNIQRRGREYEIGIRIDYLSKLNEKYDKWIKNYKLGKLLILDKDTLDFANNTDDMATIVQAIEREINGLF; encoded by the coding sequence ATGCACATAGCTATCGTAGGCAACATAGGCGCCGGTAAAACCACACTCACCGAAATGCTGGCCAAAAATTACGGCTGGGACCCCTTGTACGAGGCCGTTGACAACAACCCCTACCTGGAAGACTTTTACAGCGAAATGAAGCGCTGGAGCTTTAACCTGCAGATATATTTTTTGAATAGCCGCTACCGCCAAATCATTGAAATACAGAAGAGTGGCCGCGACATTATACAGGACCGTACCATATACGAGGATGCCTACATTTTCGCCGAGAACCTGCACGATATGGGCTTGATGACAACCCGCGACTACGAGAACTACCAAAGCATGTTTGATAACATTACCGAGTACATTAAGCCCCCCGACCTGCTGGTTTACCTAAAGGCATCGGTGCCTACACTGGTTAACAATATACAGCGCAGGGGCCGTGAATATGAGATAGGTATACGTATAGACTACCTAAGCAAACTGAACGAAAAGTACGACAAGTGGATTAAAAACTACAAGCTGGGTAAGCTGCTGATACTGGACAAAGACACCCTTGACTTTGCCAATAATACCGACGATATGGCCACCATTGTGCAAGCCATAGAGCGCGAGATAAACGGATTGTTTTAA
- the trpS gene encoding tryptophan--tRNA ligase, which yields METVVSGIRSTGNLHLGNYYGAIQNFIKMQDEYKCYFFIADLHSLTTHPTPADLHGNVKQVLVEYLAAGIDPEKATIYVQSDVPEVAELYLYLNMNAYTGELERSTSFKDKVRANPDNVNAGLLTYPVLMAADILIHHATKVPVGKDQEQHLEMARTFGNRFNRLYNSEYFAEPYAFSYSKNLVKIPGLDGKGKMGKSESEGNAIFLSDTPEAIRKKVMRAVTDGGPTQDNQPKPQEIQNLFDLIKVVSTPDTYEHFDNLYNTCAIRYGDLKKQLAEDMIIATAPIRDRINDIAADAPYLRQIARFGAAKARESAAKTIKEVREIIGFRNF from the coding sequence ATGGAAACTGTTGTTAGTGGTATACGATCTACCGGGAACCTGCACTTGGGTAATTACTATGGAGCTATTCAAAACTTCATTAAAATGCAGGATGAGTATAAGTGTTATTTTTTTATAGCCGATCTGCACTCGTTAACCACTCACCCTACACCTGCCGACCTGCACGGTAACGTTAAGCAGGTGTTGGTAGAGTACCTTGCCGCCGGTATCGATCCCGAAAAAGCAACTATATATGTGCAAAGCGATGTACCTGAGGTAGCCGAACTATACCTGTATCTTAACATGAACGCCTACACCGGCGAACTGGAACGCAGTACCTCTTTTAAAGACAAAGTACGCGCTAACCCCGATAACGTTAACGCCGGTCTGCTAACCTACCCGGTATTAATGGCTGCCGATATATTGATACACCACGCTACAAAAGTACCCGTAGGTAAAGACCAGGAACAACACCTGGAAATGGCCCGTACCTTTGGCAACCGCTTTAACAGGCTATATAACAGCGAGTACTTTGCCGAGCCTTATGCCTTCTCATACAGCAAAAACCTGGTTAAGATACCCGGGCTTGATGGTAAAGGCAAGATGGGTAAATCTGAAAGTGAAGGTAATGCCATTTTCCTGTCGGATACGCCTGAGGCTATCCGTAAAAAGGTAATGCGTGCCGTTACTGATGGCGGCCCTACACAGGATAATCAGCCTAAGCCACAGGAGATACAAAACCTGTTCGACCTGATAAAAGTGGTATCGACACCCGATACTTACGAGCATTTTGACAACCTGTACAATACCTGCGCTATACGCTACGGCGACTTGAAAAAACAGCTTGCCGAAGATATGATCATAGCCACCGCACCTATACGCGACCGTATAAACGATATAGCCGCCGATGCGCCTTATTTGCGCCAGATAGCCCGTTTTGGTGCAGCCAAGGCCCGCGAAAGCGCAGCCAAAACCATAAAGGAAGTACGCGAAATTATAGGTTTCCGTAATTTTTAA
- a CDS encoding 1-acyl-sn-glycerol-3-phosphate acyltransferase — protein sequence MKMILKKVHLYLYQGSVGFFYFLFWPFMYYFSREPKRYRHLNKMRRIWGLVSSFCVGITYSFDYEQRIDWSKTYIVCPNHTSNLDITTMSLLVKSNCCFMGKEELVDGLVTRLFFKTVDIPVNRESKIASFRAFKLAMERLQHNMTVIIFPEATIPDTYPPELHSFKNGPFRMAIELKVPIIPVTSLNTWQILWDDGYKYGSKPGTCNIFVHQPIETAHLTIDDADALRDQVRSIISNKINEHDHRRTNG from the coding sequence ATGAAAATGATATTGAAAAAAGTACACCTATACCTTTACCAGGGCAGCGTGGGCTTTTTCTACTTTTTGTTCTGGCCGTTTATGTACTACTTTTCACGCGAGCCGAAGCGGTACAGGCATTTAAACAAAATGCGCCGTATATGGGGATTGGTTAGCTCGTTTTGCGTGGGTATAACCTATAGCTTTGACTATGAACAACGTATAGATTGGAGCAAAACCTATATAGTTTGCCCTAATCATACTTCAAACCTTGATATAACCACCATGAGCCTGCTGGTTAAAAGTAACTGCTGCTTTATGGGTAAAGAGGAACTTGTAGACGGCCTTGTTACGCGTTTGTTTTTTAAAACAGTGGATATCCCTGTTAACCGCGAAAGCAAAATAGCATCGTTCAGAGCGTTTAAGCTGGCTATGGAGCGCCTGCAGCATAATATGACGGTAATTATTTTCCCGGAAGCTACTATACCCGATACTTACCCGCCCGAGTTACATTCCTTTAAAAATGGCCCTTTTCGTATGGCTATCGAACTAAAGGTGCCCATTATACCGGTAACATCGTTAAATACCTGGCAAATTTTATGGGACGATGGGTATAAATATGGCTCAAAGCCGGGTACTTGTAATATATTTGTACACCAACCTATTGAAACAGCGCATTTAACTATTGATGATGCCGATGCCCTGCGAGACCAGGTACGCAGCATCATCAGCAATAAAATTAACGAACATGACCATAGACGAACAAACGGTTGA
- the gatC gene encoding Asp-tRNA(Asn)/Glu-tRNA(Gln) amidotransferase subunit GatC, producing MTIDEQTVDKIAHLARLKLDADEKQEMIADMNKILGFMDKLNEVDTTGVEPLVYMTTETNVLREDVVKQDITHEEALLNAPDHDKDHFLVQKVIIK from the coding sequence ATGACCATAGACGAACAAACGGTTGATAAAATAGCACACCTTGCCCGCCTTAAGCTTGATGCTGACGAAAAGCAGGAAATGATAGCCGATATGAACAAGATATTGGGTTTTATGGATAAGCTGAATGAAGTTGATACTACCGGCGTAGAGCCATTGGTATACATGACAACCGAAACCAACGTTTTACGAGAAGATGTAGTAAAACAGGATATTACCCATGAAGAGGCATTATTAAACGCCCCCGACCATGATAAAGACCATTTTTTGGTGCAGAAAGTGATAATCAAATAA